GTGGCTTGAGATAGTTGGTGGTACAAGTTTCCTTACCACGTTCTGTTTTAGAACGCAAAACACGGAACAGGACAACACGCTCCTGCCTGTGTCCTGTTCTGTGTTCCAAAACGGCGCAATAAGAAAACTAAGAATGCGCCGTATTGTTCCACCGCAATTTCAGTATGTATTCGGAAACCATACTTCCGCAATAATAACGGGCAGGTGGTAACGGGAATTTTGCTTTAAGTAACCATCTCATACGTTTATGTGTTCAAGTATCGTGAGTTGCATGTTCTGAATGTAAATGTCTGGCGCTATGACGGGACCCAGAATTCTGTTCGAGCTAGAATTATTGGGGCTTCATTGTATGAAGTTAACAGTGTAGAAAGTGAAACAAGGCAGTCTTTTGCGCCCTCTCAAGCCGGGATTTCTGACCGCAGGAGCTAATGCAGAATGTAAGGACTATAGGGTAAAAGTTGCGACCATTTAACTCATCTGCTTCAGATTTACAGTGTTACTCCAAATAAGCTGCCCTAAATTTATAATATGTATATACAGAAATGTTCATTTTTTCTTACTGTCCATTAACCTATACTCCATATCAACAGTATTCAACTTCAAAACCAAGATTTCTTGCTCCAGAAATTGCTCCAAACACTGTTTAAGTTATCTTATCCCTGCGCAAACAAATAGTTGTTTTTCAGCAGTCAGAATACGAGACACGTGTTCAGGGCAGGTGATTAAAGAATGGTCCAGCAGAAATGAGTGTCATGCAAAAAGTCGACGGTATCTGCCTTCCACAAGTGAACTGGCATACTCAAACTTGTATAACGGTTTATAATGCTCGCATCAGGAATGCTGGAGAATAATGTGCAATACTTCAAGACATCACAAACCCAATCTCTCGCCCCAGGCACCAGCCCGCAAGACCTACAATGCTTTCTTTGCGAAAACTTGAGCCGTAACCGACTGAGGAAGGTTCTTCCGTCTTGGAACTTGCTTGGCGTCCCATAACTCTGGTACCATTTTTATGAGATGCCCTCGCTGCTGTCGCATGCGCTACACATTCCGTAACCATGGAAGTGCATTTGGCCACGGCGCCGTACAGCCAAAAACCACCCCAGCAGAAACTAAAGAAGCAGCTTCCGAGAACCGCGGTACATAATTGGACTCTGGCGCTGTTGATAGCACGACTAAGAAAAATGCTAGCAGTAACAGCGACGGGCAACAGTATCTCGAACGGCACCACGCTGCCTGCATTGCCGATATGGTGCTACGGTCTCATTGTCGAGGAGCCCTGCCCACTTGGGAACTCGCCTAGGGAAGGGACGAAAGAATCGTCAACGAAAGGCCTGCGAAGGTGAAAATGCTCCTCTTGGCCTTGGTGGTAACGCCTGCTTGTCCCTTCGCCgggggtaggcccggcattgcactaccttcgggatgtgtccacgtatggggagtgcttaacgcctgtttcacctttgtcgcgggtgggcccggtattgcaatatcttcagcacggacccatgtatggggagagcttaacgcctgcttctcctccaccgcggttcggcccggcattgcactaccttcgggatgggcccatgtatggggagtgcttaacgcctgcttcacctccaccgcgggtcgacccggcattgcactaccttcgcgatagagccacgtatggggagtgcttaactcctgtctcacctccgccgcgggtgggcccggtattgcaacatcttcgggatcggcctatacgtatggggagttcttaatgtctgcttcacctccgccgggggtctgcccggtgttgcactatctttgggatcggcccacgtatggggggtgcttaacgcctgcttcacctctgccgctggTCGgtccgatattgcactatcttcaggccgacccgcagcggagttgaaacactttgcttttcgtttgagagctttgactctcgtcagctttcgctgccattccatctttacagagtggaattgttgtcaagtttttcactccttttggatggcggtagttatcggcatctcctgggatgtggaggccagttttctcatcgattcggtgcccgcgcgattaactgaaggtgaattcagttgtcaccatctattgcagcaggcagggcgtagttcaTTTTTTTAGttacaatattttattttatttataatgctcaACACAACTTTTATGTCActatctattcaacgatcacgcgcatcgctgttgcttcgttagctcaaccttctttgtttagactgatccaggggccaggaaagggactCGGTTCATAGTCAGCAGGTCTGTATGCACGCGGAaagagttgtggccggagaaaacgcttgttgcgtttaacttttccttttgcttcattatttcctcgagcgacggctcgccgcgacgttGGCAgttcctcggaaccatatatccatgggttaggtaaggtggaaaataaaatattgcgaaacagcgtccatcatcagagcctgcaataaccgttcaacccataagcGATATGACTGTCCCCCCTTACCTCGTCTGGTtcttccctaattgtacagcacttctcgtgcaaaattggcaactggaaacaagagtcgcaaggacatcagaaattaagcgatctactaagggagaaagccaatcaacagccaaacagggagggaACGCAAAAATCCTTTGTGAAAATGTTTGTGGATCAACGTCTTTGTATataaaaaaggaagtagagaaaacgccgccgtaagtggagaataattccgtctGTTTTGAATGACTATTCTACAGTTctcaatcgagccgcctgacgtagccatttTCCTGCTGAGCTAAtaggggtgtttttctaaccttccgcggtgaacgcagtacgtctagaaccgcagcgtcctgcgctctacgcggttgtacgggactggtgaccacgcattgTTACGCAACTTcgcaaataacaacacgagttggttctggcacttggtagagcagtaaaggagGGATACAAAAGAACAGTGGTTGTTCTGCAAATATACATTTTTCGATAATTCTTCCAGagataattcaaaaaacgctgctacaaatctttattttgctctttcgctggttaacttgttcttggcaaggttcttcctgcgcatctttcatgcgtgagtccatttgatgtggttctttgtttgctaAGTAAAGAAGagatgtatctcacaggcgtatacctgtgagatacacgttatttcaattttattttgccGGTTTACGTGTCTTCATGGCGattggtgggcattattcacatttgtgctagtaaaagtaccctccccctcatttgcatagaaaagttaccttgggttgcccccctccccgaaaaaaatcctgcgtacgtgcctgacaTACAGTAtgccaaaacacagaaaaacagtgcGATTACATTCCATCCATAACGGAGACCTACAGCGGAATTAATATGCGCAAACGAATTCCTTAATTCATTTCTTAATCATATTCACAAAAATTAGCTTTTTCAATGCACTAGAAAAAGTTGTGCATTCAGATAAAAAAGATAAGGGTCAGCATACATATGTTGCACCAGCCTGCTAAGAACAGCCTATAGCTAACTTTAATGTGCGATTTCCTTTTTCGTCATGCCTCTCATCACTGACTAAGACCTCTAACTTAAAAGTGCAGCCTCGTTAGGACATGAAAACGCACAACTGCTGATGTGAAATCATCAGCATGTAATTTTCAGCCTATGGCATAGCCAAATTTAAAGCTTTCACTAGAATCATGACATCATGCAACTATGCTGTCGCTGCAAAGCTCCTCTTTGCTGAAGAAGGTTGTAAATATATTCCCTCAAGTTTCTTTAGTGCTTCAAAAAGCAACTTGGAGGGATACAGCAATCCTccgctgtcacaaatttcgtGAATTTTGAGACTCTGCTACTGACactagagttctgcaaaagaagaGAGCGGCAGTCCTCACATTTGTTGCGAGTAAAAAATTTCTGCGCGACATACCCTGCCATATATAATGGATGAGGCGGTCATCGCTCCTTTCCTCCACATAAGCCCGGTGCCCTGCCGGAGTACAGTTTAGCCTTTGCTCTACCAACGCCAGATTTCCAGCTTTCCAGTCAGTGACGCAACGTCCCCTTCCTTATCAGAATTATCAGGCGAGTTAAGTAGCGATACCAAGTCTTTACTGACCTCTGTGTTCCCTGTTTGCATTGCCTTCGCCAAGTTATAAGAAGACAGGCAATTCACAACAATCAAAAATTGAGACGGCGTTGGGTGATCGTTGGATAAGTACGACTACTTCACAAGATGTTCTCCAACTTATATTGGCTTAGTCTAGATGTCAATAGGAATTTAAAACCCTCTCCTTCCAAGTATTATAACAGAGCCAAACTGCTGCACAGTCACACAAAGCCCATCTGCCGTCGACTGGCCCAAGAAGTCGCAAAGACCTTTTGCATGTGACTCCCAACTGTAGTGTCTATTAACAGCATTTAGCCATGTGATTACTCGGTTGGCAACCTGGAATAAAGCATGGGAGCTTGAGCAATGAGTGCGTATCACCGCGTCACTCCAATCTAATCAATCAGACCGCATCCCGGTCTACGCGAACACTAAAATGGTGTCAGAAGTGTTACTTGGTCTCATGTGAGTGCCAAACCAACAGTCATTTCGTCGTATCATCCCTCAGCAACAAGCGGCAACCGGCAATCGCAGCCATGGCACATGCGCTCCCTCCCTTCCTAAGTTTCAACCTTCGCGCCACAGACGCCAACAATACTGGTCACGAATGGACCAAGTGGATAGAAAGGTTCGAGAACTTTCTTTTAGCGTGTGATACCACGGCAGATGCACGCAAGCACTCCTCCTGCACTACGTCGGCGAGGAAGCCTACGACATATTTTGCTCCCTCCCCGACTGCCCTACACAAGCTGCAACAGCTACAAGCACGACCCAGACGACGCAGGGCCCATCGACGCCAGAATAGGATGCCGCACGAGCGAAACTGAGTGCATACTTCGCCCCGCGAGTGAACTCGACATTTGCGATCAACAAATTTCGCCAAGCCCAGCAAAACGTTAGTGAGCCACTGGACGCCTTCTACGCGCGCCTCCGGCAGCTCTCTCGCCACTGTAACTTCGAGAATGTCGACGCTGAAGTCCAGAACCAAATAATCCTCGCCGCAACGTCGTCTCGCCTTCGCAAATATGCAATGCTTCAGTCCCTCACTTTACCAGACTTACTTAAATAAGGAAGAATGCTCGAGGATGTCGAACGGGATGTATCCGACATCGAAAAGAACGTCGATAGCAATGCGCCGGTGCTCTCAGTGCACAAGGAAGGACAGCACCATGGCCAACACCAAAGAAACAGCCGACAGATGTCCCGCAGACCTATGCACCGCAACGACCTCTTGTCTCATCAGCAGATTGTCGCAACTGCGGTGGAAAGTGGCCTCACCAAGGCGGACGATCAAGTTGTGCTGCATGGGGCAAGACATGCAAGGCATGTAACAAGGTTGGTCACTTTGAACGATTCTGTCGTTCAACGAGACAAATAGTACACGCAGTGGACTGTGACAATGGTCCAAACAGGAATTCACAGACAGTCTGCAGTAAGAAGAGTTCTAGCACCAAAGAATGTGCTGCCACCCGTGACACCAGTTCAAGCAGTGACGAggatgttaaagaaccccaggtggtcgaaatttccggagtcctccactaggcgTGCCTCatgtcagaaagtggttttggcacgtaaaaccccacaatttatttttttttgttgccatgACCTCGCCTCAGACAGGCCCATCTCCAAAAGTTATTGTCACTGTCAACAATGTGCCGGTCACTTTCATAATCGACACAGGTGCAACAGCGTCAATTGTTGGCGAAAATGACTTTAAGAGCTATCGCCTAAAGGTGAAACTTCAGGAAACATCCGTCAGAGTGCTCCCATACAAAGCAACCTCTCCGCTTGAACTTCTAGGCAAAGTCTCTGTCACAATGAGATACAAAGATAACTGCATTGAAGAAGACATCTTTGTCATTCCAGGAAACTGTGCACCACTCTTAAGCTTCACAGCAGCATCCAACCTGGGGCTTGTCCAGATCACATACCAAGTTAATGAGTATCAAGGTGACAAGTCAATCGTGGAAGCATTCCCCAAGTTGTTTAGTGGAGTTGGAAAGCTCAAAAACCACCACATTCATCTTTTTGTGGACTACACTGTCCCACCAGTTGCACAACCACACAGGCGTATTCCGTTTGCCTTACGTGACGCCACAGAGAAAGAACTTGAACGCCTCCTGTCAGA
The nucleotide sequence above comes from Dermacentor andersoni chromosome 10, qqDerAnde1_hic_scaffold, whole genome shotgun sequence. Encoded proteins:
- the LOC129381922 gene encoding uncharacterized protein, with protein sequence MRYKDNCIEEDIFVIPGNCAPLLSFTAASNLGLVQITYQVNEYQGDKSIVEAFPKLFSGVGKLKNHHIHLFVDYTVPPVAQPHRRIPFALRDATEKELERLLSEDIIEPAIGPTPWVSPAVIVPKPHQPDEIRICIDMRVVNTAI